In Zingiber officinale cultivar Zhangliang chromosome 1A, Zo_v1.1, whole genome shotgun sequence, a genomic segment contains:
- the LOC121998273 gene encoding MADS-box transcription factor 4-like, protein MIEIKTFCLGAKLGKKKSSMRYQTNSGEKLWDAKHESLSVEIKRVKKENDNMHIELRHLKDEDLNSLNPKELIPIEEALQIGLTSAREKQMEIWKMHKKNEKFLEEENKQLTYMLIIFLSVDVS, encoded by the exons ATGATCGAG ATAAAAACATTTTGCCTTGGCgcaaaattaggaaaaaaaaaaagtagcatGAGGTACCAGACGAACTCCGGCGAAAAGCTCTGGGATGCCAAGCATGAG AGTCTGAGCGTTGAAATTAAGCGAGTTAAGAAAGAAAACGACAACATGCATATTGAACTAAG GCATCTTAAGGATGAGGATCTCAACTCCCTTAACCCAAAGGAATTGATTCCTATTGAGGAGGCACTCCAGATTGGGCTCACCAGCGCAAGGGAAAAGCAA ATGGAAATCTGGAAGATGCACAAGAAGAAT GAAAAATTTCTAGAGGAGGAGAACAAACAACTGACTTATATGCTGATAATCTTCTTGTCAGTTGATGTTTCATAG